From Saccharibacillus brassicae:
GGACGTGCATCGCCGTGGCGGGCCTCGGCTTTCTGGCCGCAGGGCTCTTCAATTCGACCTACGGGGAAAAAGCGCATCTGTTCGCGGTCGCGGCCGGTATCGGTTCGCTGTTGTTCGCCTTCTCGCTGCTGCTGTCCGCGACGCTCGATTACCAGCGCAAACGCCGGGACATTAACGAAGGCGTGTTCCGCTCTTCGCGCCTGATCGTCAATTTGACGCTGGGCTTCATGCTCGTGCTGTTCGTTCTGCTGTTCGTGCTGGCGGGATTTCTGCTGTTTGGCTGAATCGGGCGCGCAGACGCGCCGAACCTCTTGACGCTGTCCCTCTCTTGTTCCCATAATATACAAGACGATATAAATAGAACGAACGCGAAGGCAGAACCGGACGGAAGGAGGCGAAGACATGCTTGGAAAAAGCTCGCGCTTGGGCGCAAAAGCGGCGATTGCGCTGCTGTGCCTGCTGTTCGTGCTGCTGCCGGAAGTCCGGCTGCCGGGCACGGCGGTCAGCGTGCCGGAATCGGAACTTCGGCACGCGGGCTACCATCAGCAGCATCCGTACGCGCCGCCTGCCGCCCAGCCTTCGACGCCGGCGCCCGACACGGCGGCCCTGCCGCTGTTCCCTTGGCTTCCGGCGGCGCCTCTCGCGCTCGCTCCGCGCAATCCGCACACCGATTCGCGTATTCCGATCCTGCGCAGGCACCGCCTGCTGAGGCCGCTTAAGTTCAAGGGTTCGTTCCTGCCCTTTCCCCGGATGTCGAACGTAATCGAATCCGCTTCGAAAGGAGGAAAATCAAATGTCCAAAGGAACCATGCATCGCACCGAAGAGCATCACAAGCAGGAAGGTCTGCTCATGATTCGCGAACTGCGCACGATTCTGCTGTTCACGCTCGGCTCGGTAGCCGTCGTCGTCGGCCTGTCGTTTTTCCTGTAATCGACGCTGCGGCCGTTCAGGCCGCATGAAGCCATCAACCGCCAAGCCCTCGTTCGCGAGGGCTTTTTGGCGTCGTTTAACGGATATGGACAAAAAAAGAGCCCCGATGCCGAAGCACCGGGGCCAAAGTCTATGTTACAGAGGGGTTGTACCGTTAATATACCGACCCAAGCTTAAACGTACCTGATAGCAACCTGAAAATCCGATTAAAATTTGCTTGCTCTCTTTTTTTCAAAAAATGGGTTGACTCTTTATTTTATTTCATATACTATAATTAAGAAAGTTAAACTACAAAAGATATTTCAGGAGGAAACCATCCATGTCCCACGTTCTCTTCATTAAAGCAAACAACCGTCCGGCCGACCAATCGGCCACTGTCAAGCTGTACGAAAGCTTCGTGCAAAGCTACAGAGCCGCTCACCCGGATGATATCATTACCGAATTGAACCTGTTCGAAGCGGATCTTCCTTACTACGATAACGATATGATGAGCGGATTGTTCAAAGCGGCTCAAGGCATGGAAGCGACTGCGGAAGAACAGCGCCTGGCCGGTCTGGCCAACACGTATCTGGATCAATTCCTCGGCGCGGACAAAGTCATGTTCGCTTTCCCGCTCTGGAACTTCACGATTCCGGCTCAACTGCTGACTTACCTGTTCTACCTGAACCAAGCGGGCAAGACGTTCAAATACACCGCTGAAGGTCCGGTAGGTCTCGTAACCGACAAGAAAGTCGCTCTGCTGCAAGCCCGCGGCGGCGTGTACTCCGTAGAACCGATGAGCGGCATGGAAATGTCCCTCAACTACGTGAAGAACACCCTCGGCTTCTGGGGCATCCGCAATCCGGAAGTGGTCGTTCTCGAAGGACACAACCAATTCCCGGACCGCGCCGCTTCGATCATCGAAGAAGGCGTCAAGCAAGCGGCCGACCTGGCTGCCAAATTCTAAGATCGTTCTACTTCGTTCAAAAGCTCCGCTTCGGCGGGGCTTTTTTTGTATGCTCGAAAAAAGGATAACCACAAAAAACCGCTTCATTTAGGATGATGTTTTTTTTGGTATAACCACAAAAAACTGCTTCATCCAGGGTGATGTTTTTTTTGGTATAACCACAAAAAACTGCTTCACCCAGGGTGATGTTTTTTTTGGTATAACCACAAAAAAAAAGCTTCATCCCGAGGATGAAGCTTTCGCTCTATTCTATGCGATCAACATTAAGTTTGTCTATTCTTCGTGGCCGGGAACTTCCGTACTTGAAATGTCTTCAATCTCAAGCTGCTTCAACTCTCCCCATCTTCCGATCGTCAACTTACCGCCATTCAAGTCAAGCTCCGTAATCTGTCCCACAAACAGCTCGTCCGAACTGTGTACCCGAATCACGACAAAATAGCCGTTCGTAAAAATGCGCTGAAGATGTGCCTGTACCTTCATGACTTGCTGTTCTTCCAATTCCATATGGAGTCTCCTTTGTAAGGACCCACTAACGGACAGTCCGAACCGATGGAAAAGCACGGCTATCAATTGTACCCCTTTTGCAGTCTCTATACTTTACCATTGCAAGTTGCAAAAAGCAAACTTTTCGACCGCTGTTCGTTTCGTCTTCCGTGAAACGGGTATATTAATAAGTTATATATAAAGAGGTAACAAGAGAGGTCACCGGGAGGAGACGGTAAAATGGCAAGAAGCATGCGCAGACGCGGCGGCAGGCGGTCGGGAGACAATGACGGCAAATGGGCTTTTGTCGAGATACTGGTCGAAGTGCTGCTGGCTTTCCCGCGGCTGATCTTCTTGCTGTTCCGGGCTCTGCTGAACTTTTTGAATTAACGGGACCGGGGTCGATCCCGTGTCCACGCGCCAAAAAACCCGCACTCCGCCGGGAGTGCAGGTTTTTCGGTGCGCGTACGGAGTCGGCTGATCGGCTTCAAGGACGCTTCGGATCCAGGCTGCGAACTTCGAACGGAATCAACGTCTGTTCCAGCTGCGCACGATGCGCTTCGTATTGGGCGGGCAGCATCAGCTTCGTGCCCATCGTCTCCGGCGTCTCGTCATGCGCGAAGCCCGGAGGGTCGGTCGCGATCTCGAACAGGATCTCGCCGTGCTCGCGGAAATAGACGGCATTGAAGTAGTTGCGGTCCTGCACCGGCGTCACGCCGTATCCGTGATCCGCGACGTAATCCTGCCAGGCCAACTGGTCGGCGTCGTCTTCGGCCCGCCACGCGATATGATGCACCGTGCCGACGCCCATCGTGCCCCGCGCGACAGGCGTCATCTTCAAGTCGATCAGATTGCCGATGTCCGCTGTCGAGCGGTACCGGGCCAGATCGCCGTCGGTGCCGACGTACGTCAGCCCCATCACTTTTTCCAGCAGCTCGGCGGTCCTATCCGGTTGGGCCGACAGCAGCGTCGCGCCGCCGAAGCCTTTGATCGCCGTCTCCGGCGTCACGTCTCCGAACGTCCACGTGTTGGCTTCTCCGTCCGCCCGCTCCACCAGTTCCAGATGCAGGCCGTGCGGATCGTCGAATTCGAGATAACGCTCGCCGAAGCGGCTCAGCTCCGTGACCGGCACGTCGAACTTGGCCAGGCGTTCCTGCCAGAATCCGATCGAGCCGACCGGGATAACGAACGATGTGATGCCGACCTGCCCCGCTCCCACTTTGCCCCGATACGCATTGGCCCACGGGAAAAACGTCATGATCGTGCCCGGCTTGCCGCCCTCGCTGCCGAAGTAGAAATGATACGTCTCCGGATCGTCGAAGTTGACCGTTTGCTTCACCAACCGCAGTCCCAGCACGCCCGCGTAGAAATCGATATTTTCCTGAGGATGACCCACGATAGCCGTAATATGGTGAATCCCTGCCGTTTGTTTGTTCATCTGAATCCCTCCGAATATTTTATTTTAAGAATCTTTATTTAAAAGTATTTCCGTTACGTTTATAATATCTTTGATTAAAGATAATGTCAAGCCTAATCGGTATGGAAAAAAGCTCGCCCGAGCGACAGCACGGACAAGCTTCGTTTTTCACCAAAATCCGTGTTCGGTTCCTCCGGTCCCGTCCACGCGTCGCCCGCTTCCGCTCAGCCGTACAGCGCCGTATCCGCGCCGACGCGTGCTCCCGCCGCAATCTTCGCCGACGTCCAGTGGGTATCCGGCTCCGCCCAGAACGGATCGTCCGGCGCAAGTCCCAGCGGCAGAAACGCGGTCGAACACAGATACAAGCTGCCTACGCTGATATACCCTTCCGCAAGCTCCGGCTGATGTCCGTACACGCCGGGCGTCAGCCAGCCTTCCGCGTCGAACGTGCCGGGCGCGTCCAGACTGCGCCGAATAACGGCGGTGAGCGCGCAGCGCACTTGAGCCGGAGCCAAATTGTCTTCCAGAAAATGCTGCAGCGCAGCCTGTGCCAAATGCTGGAACGCCCCGCATCGATACGCAAGCGAACGCCCGATATACGGATACGTGCCGCCGGGCGCGATCATCCGCTCCAGTACGGACGCATAACGCGATGCCCGGGACCGGATCGTCTTCTCCATTTTGGCATAATCGGGCGAAAGATGCCGGAACCTCCCTACCAGATCGACCAGCATGGGCTGGATCACGAAGCTGTTGTAATAATCCCAGCGAAACTCCGGCCCGTCTCCGTACAGTCCGTCGCCCTGATACCAGTCCATATGCAGATGCAGCGCCAGATCGATCCGCATGCGGTCGTAGTCCGCGTCGCCGAGCAGATCCAGCGCCGCTTCCACCATCGCGCTGAACAGCAGCCAGTTCGTCTTGGGCGGAACGGTCCGCCGTGTGCGGCGAAGCTCCGCGATCAGCCTCGTCTTGACCTCTTCCGGCAGACTCCCCGCAAGCGCGCGCGGCGCCCGTACAAGCGCATGGGCGAGAAAAGCGGCATCGACCAGCGGCTGGCCTTCGTCCGAGAAGTTCATGTAGTCCGGCGAGTCCGGATCGGTCGCGGCGGCGATGCCCCGAAGTACCGAGTCCTGGCAGCGCGCCCTCAAGTGCTCCTCCTCGCCTTCCAGCCCTTCAAGCTCCAGCCACGGCGCCATGCCGCAGATGAGCCGCGCGAACGCTTCCAGGCACGCATAGCGGGCGCGTTCGGGATGGAAGTGTGTCGGCAGGCGCTGTCTGAGCTCGCCCTGATCCAACGCGTCCAGAATCGGATCGCCGATCGCAAGCAGCGTATCGACCCAGGCTTTGCGCGTCCCGTCCGATTTTACCATAGATGCCGATCCTGCCCCGACAGCCGAAGCACGCCTTCGATGAAGAAATAATCGCCGTAGATGATCGGAACTTCGCGCTCTTCGCTGAAATACGCCACTGTCCCGCCTCCGAGGATACCGTCCTCGCCCGGCGCCCAGTTGGCGAATTTCTGCTCCGAAGCCCGCAGCATGCGAATCGCGGCCTCGACGTACAGCCGGCGTTCATGCTCGTCCACGGCTTCGGCAAGCTCCAGCAGGCCGCAGGCCGCGCAGGCCGCCGCCGTCGTATCGTGTACGACCGGCTCCGCCGGCGCGCGGAAGTCGGCCAGCGGCACGTAACCGGTCATGGCGGCATTGGCGATAAAATAGTGCGCGATCCGCTTCGCGGCGTCCAAATATTCGCTTTTGCGCGTATGCCTGTGGCTCAACGCCATGCCGTACAGCGCCCAGGCCTGCCCGCGGCTCCACGACGAACCTTCGGCAAAGCCCTGGCCGCCCGGCTTGTCCAGTACGGTGCCGTCGACTGGATCGAGGATCACGATATGGTTCGCAGAACCGTCCGCCCGCAGCGTCGTGCGCAGCACCGTGTCGACATGCGCGATCGCGATGTCCCGGTATCTCGGGTCCTGCGTCTCTTCGCTCGCCCAATACAGCAGCGGCACGTTCATCAGGCAGTCAACGATCATCCAGCCCGCGCGGTTGTTGCCCGGCTCGTCGTTCCACGCCCGCAGAAACCGTCCCGCCGGATTGTAGCGTCCCGCGAGCACGCTGGCCGCCTGCAGTCCCCGGCTCCGGGAACGGGCGCTGCCGGTCAGCCGGTAGTTGGCGACCGCCGTGTGCAGCCACATAAAGCCTACGTCGTGGTGCAGTCCGTCGAAGCCGAGCAGCGCCTCGTCGAGCCGCTCCTCCACTTCCTCCGCCGCCGCACGGTAAGCCGTTTCTCCCGTCGCCTTGTGCATCTGCCACAGCATGCCCGGCCAGAAGCCGTTCGTCCACCAGTAGATGTCCCGAACGCCCCAGTCTTCGTAACGTCCGTTCGCCGGAATATACGGGATGCCGCTGCCGATCCGGGCGCATTCCGCCGACATTTTCACCTTCAATTTGTCCAGCGTCGAGTCCAGCCAGTCCCGGTGTTCGCCGATTGCCGCGTGCTTGTCGTTAGATGGTTGCATAGCGTTATCCTCCACTCCTTCGCCAAAAGTTGTCGGGCTGCGCCGTATAGCCGGCGTGTCCCGTCCGCTTCTTTACTATAAAATTTTGCGCGGCGGCAAAGCGATAGCCTATAATGAGCAAAAACTGATCGATTGTGCGATCGAGAGGAGCCGCTTATGCTCAAGCTCGCCAAGTGCGGATACCATTCCACCCATCCCGACGGCCTGCTGATCGACCGGCCGAACGGCTCGGGGCGCTACGTGTTCGTGCTGTTCAAAAGCCATGCGCACGTCACCGTGAACGGACGCACGGTCACCGTATCGCCGGACACGTGGATGATGTTCCGCCCGGATACGCCTTACCGGTACCGCAGCGCAGACCGTTCGTTCGTCAACGACTGGCTGCATTTTGACGGCGCGGACGTCTCGGAACTGCTGTCGGACCTTGACCTGCCGCTCGACGAACCGGTGCCCGCCGTCCATTCGGGCTCGCTGTCCCGGCTCGTGATGGAACTTCAGCGCAGCACATGGCTCGGCGGTCCGCTGCAGGAGCGGATTATCGATTCCGACCTGCGCGGCCTGCTGCTGAAGCTTGGCAATCTGCGCCGGCTGCGCCCGGGTTCGGAGCGGATGGCGCGCTATTTCGCCCAACTGTCCGAACTGCGCAGCCGGATCTACAGCACGCCGCAGCAGCGGTACACGATCGACGAACTGGCGGCGGAAGTCAATCTCAGCCGTTCCCATTTTCAGCATGTGTACAAAGAACTGTTCGGCTGCCCCGTTTCGCTCGACCTGATCGGCAGCCGACTGGAATTCGCCAAGTATTTGCTCGAAAACGACACCCAGTCGATCGGCTCCGTCTCGCTCATGTGCGGCTACGAGAACGACACCCATTTCATGCGGCAGTTCAAAAAGTTCACCGGCAAAACGCCGAGCCAATACCGCAAAAGCTGTACGGGGACGCAGGCGTTACCGCGCTGAAGGTTCCGACGCCAACACCAAAACGATGCTTCCCCCCTGTACAACTTTTTCAAATAGGCTTACTATTTCTTGGGGAAAGATTTGAAGAACCATTTGAACCGGAAAAAGGAGACTTACGACCATGCTGCAATCCGATACACTCGCAAGTTTGGGAAAAACGCTGAGAACAAGCATCGAACGCCAGGAGATCGCCGGTGCCAATCTGCTCGTACTGCAAGGCGGCCGAGAACTTTTTTACCTGGAAGACGGTCTCGCCGATCCACAGTCGGGACGCCCGATGACCCGGGACGCGATCTTCCGCCTCTATTCGATGACGAAGCCGATCACGGCGACCGCTATTATGCTGCTGGTGGAGCGCGGGGAAATCGATCTGCTTGATCCGGTGAGCCGGTATATTCCGTCTTTTGGCCGTCCGCTGATCGAGCAGGGCGACCGATTGGTTCCGCCGATCCGCGAAGTCCACGTGCACGACCTGCTGCATATGACGTCGGGGCTGGTCTACGGCGGAGAAGACCGGGCGGGGCAGCATGCGGAAGCGTTGTTCCGGGAGCTCGGCGACCGACTGCACGGCGATCGTCCGATGGGCACGCTGGAGTTCGCCGACCGGATGGGCCGGGGCCCGCTCGCGTTCGAGCCGGGTTCGGACTGGCGATACGGCACGTCGGCCGATATCCTCGGCGCGATCGTGGAGATCGTCAGCGGCATGCGGTTCGGAGAGTTTCTGCGACGGGAAATCTTCGAGCCGCTGGACATGCCCGACACGGGCTTCTGGCTGCCGGAAAGTAAACGCACACGTCTGGCGAAAACGGTTCAAGACGACGGGAACGGCGGATTGAAGACGTACGAAGGCGACCACCTCGGCGTCCTGCACCTTTTCGACCGGGAACCGGCATTCGAGTCCGGCGGAGCCGGACTGTGCTCCACGATCGACGACGCCGCCAAATTCACGACGATGCTGCTTAACGAAGGCTGCCTCGGCAGCGCCCGCCTGCTGAAGCCGAGAACCGTCCGCCAGCTCACTTCCGCAGCGCTGAGCGACCGCCAACAGGCCGGCTTCGCCGGCTGGCATTCGCTGATCGGCCACAGCTACGGCAGCCAGATGCGCGTCCTCACCCACCCCGGCCAAGCCGGCCTGCTCGGCAGCGTCGGCGAATACGGCTGGGACGGCTGGCTCGGCGCCTACTTCGCCAACAGCCCGCTCGACAAGCTGACGTTCCTGTTTATGGTGCAAAAAAGAGACTCCGGCACCCTTGCGGTAACGCGGAAATTGCGGAATTTGGTGTTTGCGGGGTTGTAGGGGGTGCGAGACTGGAGCGGAGTTGGCGGATGAACGTGTAGACGGGTGGGCGAATGTGAGTGAGTGAATGAACAGGCGCGTAGACGGAAGGACGTGGGTGAGTAGGCGTGTATGGGCGGAAGGGTACGTTTGAGTGAGTGAATGAGCTGGTGTGGGAAGGAATAGCTGCGTGAGAGCAGTTATTTCCGTGTTGGATGCCCGGTTTGAGCAGAATAACTGCGTGAGGGCAGCTATTTGCTCATGCAGGCGATTGAAAGACCATTTTCCCGCCAAATAAATGGTTCTGTGCAGTTATTTGCGATCGGGTCGGTTTTTAGCGGAAATAAGTGTAGTGGTGCACTTATTTCGGTTAGATTGGGTTGAGCTGGGCTGGGCTGGGAATGAGTTGGATCAGAGCGCAAAAGAGCGGTTTGTTTTGTTGGAGTTTTATTTGATTAGGGGAACTTTGGACAGCCTTTACTCTGGAAAGTAAGGGCTGTTTTAACTTTCGAAGAAGACCGGGATTACTTGTCAGAACGTACGCATCTTATCTCCAAACGCAAAAAAACCCTTACTACGTAAGGGTTTTTGCCATAATGGGCCCTACAGGACTCGAACCTGTGACCAACCGGTTATGAGCCGGTAGCTCTAACCAACTGAGCTAAGGGCCCTGGTTCCGGTTGCGGCCGGAAGACCGAGCCGGGACAATCTTGCTTCAATTGCGGGGGCAGGATTTGAACCTGCGACCTTCGGGTTATGAGCCCGACGAGCTACCGAGCTGCTCCACCCCGCGACATTTTCAATGTGCTATCCGTGAACAGCAACATTGAATAGTATAACCCCTGCGTACCGTCAAGTCAAGAGCTTTTTAGCATCGGTCTATACAGGCCCGTAAGTCCTTGTCCAAACTCCCGCTCGCCAAGCGCAAGCGTGCCGTCTTCGGCGAACGGACCTTTGAGCCAGCGGCGGCCTTCGTTCTCCCATTGTTCCAGTCCCTGCTTCGCCGGAAGTTCGCCGCGCAGCACGCGCTGGAACAGCTGACGGCCGGCGTCGCTGATCTGCCACAGCTGCGGATTTTCCTGTACGGCTTTCTCTTCGCGCTCGGCGATCGGCTCGGCGGGCCTCAGCTGCGTGAACGCTTCGCTCCGGTAGCCGTGACGCTCCGCTTCCTGCGCGATCGCGCTCAGCCGGCTCGGCATCCGGTACGGATCATGCAGCTCCATGCCCTGCATCCGCTCGCCGGTCACGAAGTCGATAAATGCCCAAGCCTCGGCCTGCTTCTTGCTCGAAGCGACGATCGAGAACGTATCGCCGAGCTTGACCCCGGCGCCGATCCCTTCCCGGCCGGGATGGACCGGCAGCGTCACGGTGTTCCATTTGAACGCGTCGAAGCCTTCGATCCGTTCCGCGTTGCGCGACGCCGTCTGCAAGTTCGACGCGTAGCTGCTGTCCGCGATCGTCATGGCCGTCTGTCCGCCGAGGAACAGGTCGCCGCCGAACGGATCATAGCGGTCCGGATCGGTATTCGGGCGAAGATTGAGCGGTATCGCTTCCTGCTGCGCCATATCGGCAAGCTTCGTCCAGACGTCCAGCCACTGCGGCGTATTGACGGTCATCTCGCCTTTGTCCGAATCGAACGTCGACAGCCCGAGCGGATCGGTGTACAGGCGGATCGCCCAGAGCGGATCTTCCGCGAGTGTCTGGGTAAAAGACAATCCGTACACATGCCCTTTGTCGGCATTTTCTCCGCTCGCCGCGCGGGCCAGCGCGAAGATCTCGTCCCACGTCATGCCGTCTTCCGGCGGCTTGACCCCGCTGCGCTCGAACCAGTCGGCGTTGTAGTACAGCGCGGACGACGCATACTCCGGCGCCAGCGCGTACAATTCGCCGCCGCCAAGCTCTTTGAGTCCGCCGATGACGGCCGGAGCGAAGTCCTGTTCGCTTGCGCCCGTCTGCGCCAGATAAGGCGCCAGCGGTGCGGTCCAGCCGTTACTTGCGGCCGCGCGCAGCGTCTCGGGATCGAGGATCAGCACGTCGACCGGGTCGTCGCCTTCGGTCAACTTTTTAAGCTCATCCAATGGAACTTCCGGTCGATACTGCTCCGAGTCCGGATCGAGATACCGGTAGCGAGACGTGTCGACGGCAGGCACGATCTGTATATCGAGCTCGGGGTGCATATATTCGTAAACGTCCGTGTAGGCTTCGCGATAATAGCGATCTCCGGCTTCGCCGGTCAAGATGCCGATCCGCAGCGTATCGCCGCTTCCGCGATTGCCGGCGGACTCGCCGGCAGCGCCTTCCGCATGCAGCGTCGGCTTCGGCAGGTCGTTCTCCGAAAAACAGCCCGGCAGCACAAGCAGCCCCGTAAGTAGGGTCATCATGCCCGTCCAGTACGGTCTGGTCAACCTCTTCATGATCCCTGCCCCTCTCGTTGTCTTGGTGACGTCCCGCTTGTATGAACGCCGATATCGTGGGATTGGTTACGGATATGACGGTTTATTTTGAGAACTATTCTTAGAACAAGCTTACCCCATTGCGCAGAGACCGTCCAGAGACGCCGCGCCGGGAAATCGTCAAAAGGCCGGAATTCCGATTGCGGATTCCGGCCTTGCTTAGGTTATAAGGGCATTGATCAGCGGCCGAACGCCGACGGGTCCGCGCGCCACGATTGGAGCAGCTCGACCTGGCTTTCTTGAATCGTGCCGAGCTCAAGCGCCGTCTGCATCAGCGCCGTATAGTTGGACAACGTCGCAAGCGGCACGTTCTCCTCGGCAAAAGCGGAAGTCGCGCGGTCCAGCTGATAGCTGAAAATCGCGAGTACGGCGAGCGGTTCCGCTCCGGCTTCGCGCACGGCCAGCGCCGCCTTGAGCGAACTGCCGCCGGTGGAGATCAAGTCTTCGATCACGACGACTTTCTGCCCTGCCTTGATCAGTCCTTCGATCTGATTCTGCTTGCCGTGGCCTTTCGCTTTGTCGCGAATGTATGCCATCGGCAGATTCAGCTTCTGCGCCACCCACGCCGCATGCGGAATGCCGGCCGTCGCCGTTCCGGCGATAACTTCCGCGTCCGGGTACTGCGTCCGGATCAATTCGGCGAAAGCGTCCGCGATCCGCTCGCGCACTTCCGGGTACGCCATCGTCAGGCGGTTGTCGCAGTAGATCGGGGATTGGATACCCGATGTCCATGTAAAAGGTTCGTCGGGGCTCAGGGCCACCGCGCCGATGTTCAGCAGGTCTGCCGCAATTTTCGCTTCTGTTGCCGTATGAGTCGTCATTGTGTCATCTCCTCCAATATTCGAATGATCGCTTCTCTCGGATCGGCTGCGGCGGTGATCGGCCGGCCGACGACGATATAGTCGCTGCCGCCGGCGATCGCTTCGCCCGGCGTCTTCGTGCGCGATTGATCGTCCGCCGCGCTGCCCGCAGGCCGGATACCCGGCGTTACCGTACGGAAGTGCGCGCCGCAGGCGTCCTTGATGCCCTGCGCTTCGAGCGGGCTGGCCACGACGCCGTCCAAGCCGGCGCCGGACGCAAGCTTCGCGTAGTGGATGACTGCGTCTTCGATACTGCCCGGGATGCCGATTTCTTCGTTCATCGTGCCTAGATTGGTGCTCGTCAGCTGCGTGACCGCGATCACGAGCGGCCGGCTCAGCGCCGAATCCGCCGCCAAAGCTTCTTCCACGCCCCGCATTGCGGCGGCCATCATGGTCGATCCGCCTGCGGCGTGCACGTTAAACATGTCGACGCCGAGCTTCGTGATGCTGTTCGCGCCGCCTTTGACCGTATTCGGGATGTCGTGCATTTTCAAATCGAGAAAAACCGAGTATCCCCGCTCTTTGAGCTCGCGTACGAACTGCGGTCCCGCTTGATAAAAAAGCTGCATGCCCACTTTCATATAGCAGGGAATGCCTTCCAGGCTCAGCATGAGCTGCCGCGCTGCCCGGTCGTCCGGATAATCGAGCGCGACCATGAGCCGCTGCGCCATCGGCGACGTGTGGATCGAAGTCATGGGGTTCCTCCCTTTTCCGTGTTGCGACGGTATCCGGCCCGGCGCGCAGACGACAGGCGCCCGCAAAATCTGCATGGCGCCTGTCGGTGTTCGCTGTTCCGGTTGTCGATGGTTACAGGCTCTGCGCTCCGACCGGCATAGCGCGGGACGTGAAGCTTACCGTCTCCAGCATGTCCAGCAGCGCCGCGACCGTATCGAGCGAAGTCATGCAGACCACGCCGTTCTCGACCGCTTCGCGGCGAATACGGAATCCGTC
This genomic window contains:
- a CDS encoding YidH family protein, translating into MNGTQSTGSTENKYVQQHLANERTYLAWVRTCIAVAGLGFLAAGLFNSTYGEKAHLFAVAAGIGSLLFAFSLLLSATLDYQRKRRDINEGVFRSSRLIVNLTLGFMLVLFVLLFVLAGFLLFG
- a CDS encoding FMN-dependent NADH-azoreductase, producing MSHVLFIKANNRPADQSATVKLYESFVQSYRAAHPDDIITELNLFEADLPYYDNDMMSGLFKAAQGMEATAEEQRLAGLANTYLDQFLGADKVMFAFPLWNFTIPAQLLTYLFYLNQAGKTFKYTAEGPVGLVTDKKVALLQARGGVYSVEPMSGMEMSLNYVKNTLGFWGIRNPEVVVLEGHNQFPDRAASIIEEGVKQAADLAAKF
- a CDS encoding ring-cleaving dioxygenase, translating into MNKQTAGIHHITAIVGHPQENIDFYAGVLGLRLVKQTVNFDDPETYHFYFGSEGGKPGTIMTFFPWANAYRGKVGAGQVGITSFVIPVGSIGFWQERLAKFDVPVTELSRFGERYLEFDDPHGLHLELVERADGEANTWTFGDVTPETAIKGFGGATLLSAQPDRTAELLEKVMGLTYVGTDGDLARYRSTADIGNLIDLKMTPVARGTMGVGTVHHIAWRAEDDADQLAWQDYVADHGYGVTPVQDRNYFNAVYFREHGEILFEIATDPPGFAHDETPETMGTKLMLPAQYEAHRAQLEQTLIPFEVRSLDPKRP
- a CDS encoding DUF2264 domain-containing protein; protein product: MVKSDGTRKAWVDTLLAIGDPILDALDQGELRQRLPTHFHPERARYACLEAFARLICGMAPWLELEGLEGEEEHLRARCQDSVLRGIAAATDPDSPDYMNFSDEGQPLVDAAFLAHALVRAPRALAGSLPEEVKTRLIAELRRTRRTVPPKTNWLLFSAMVEAALDLLGDADYDRMRIDLALHLHMDWYQGDGLYGDGPEFRWDYYNSFVIQPMLVDLVGRFRHLSPDYAKMEKTIRSRASRYASVLERMIAPGGTYPYIGRSLAYRCGAFQHLAQAALQHFLEDNLAPAQVRCALTAVIRRSLDAPGTFDAEGWLTPGVYGHQPELAEGYISVGSLYLCSTAFLPLGLAPDDPFWAEPDTHWTSAKIAAGARVGADTALYG
- a CDS encoding glycoside hydrolase family 88 protein is translated as MQPSNDKHAAIGEHRDWLDSTLDKLKVKMSAECARIGSGIPYIPANGRYEDWGVRDIYWWTNGFWPGMLWQMHKATGETAYRAAAEEVEERLDEALLGFDGLHHDVGFMWLHTAVANYRLTGSARSRSRGLQAASVLAGRYNPAGRFLRAWNDEPGNNRAGWMIVDCLMNVPLLYWASEETQDPRYRDIAIAHVDTVLRTTLRADGSANHIVILDPVDGTVLDKPGGQGFAEGSSWSRGQAWALYGMALSHRHTRKSEYLDAAKRIAHYFIANAAMTGYVPLADFRAPAEPVVHDTTAAACAACGLLELAEAVDEHERRLYVEAAIRMLRASEQKFANWAPGEDGILGGGTVAYFSEEREVPIIYGDYFFIEGVLRLSGQDRHLW
- a CDS encoding helix-turn-helix domain-containing protein, producing the protein MLKLAKCGYHSTHPDGLLIDRPNGSGRYVFVLFKSHAHVTVNGRTVTVSPDTWMMFRPDTPYRYRSADRSFVNDWLHFDGADVSELLSDLDLPLDEPVPAVHSGSLSRLVMELQRSTWLGGPLQERIIDSDLRGLLLKLGNLRRLRPGSERMARYFAQLSELRSRIYSTPQQRYTIDELAAEVNLSRSHFQHVYKELFGCPVSLDLIGSRLEFAKYLLENDTQSIGSVSLMCGYENDTHFMRQFKKFTGKTPSQYRKSCTGTQALPR
- a CDS encoding serine hydrolase domain-containing protein encodes the protein MLQSDTLASLGKTLRTSIERQEIAGANLLVLQGGRELFYLEDGLADPQSGRPMTRDAIFRLYSMTKPITATAIMLLVERGEIDLLDPVSRYIPSFGRPLIEQGDRLVPPIREVHVHDLLHMTSGLVYGGEDRAGQHAEALFRELGDRLHGDRPMGTLEFADRMGRGPLAFEPGSDWRYGTSADILGAIVEIVSGMRFGEFLRREIFEPLDMPDTGFWLPESKRTRLAKTVQDDGNGGLKTYEGDHLGVLHLFDREPAFESGGAGLCSTIDDAAKFTTMLLNEGCLGSARLLKPRTVRQLTSAALSDRQQAGFAGWHSLIGHSYGSQMRVLTHPGQAGLLGSVGEYGWDGWLGAYFANSPLDKLTFLFMVQKRDSGTLAVTRKLRNLVFAGL
- a CDS encoding ABC transporter substrate-binding protein, yielding MKRLTRPYWTGMMTLLTGLLVLPGCFSENDLPKPTLHAEGAAGESAGNRGSGDTLRIGILTGEAGDRYYREAYTDVYEYMHPELDIQIVPAVDTSRYRYLDPDSEQYRPEVPLDELKKLTEGDDPVDVLILDPETLRAAASNGWTAPLAPYLAQTGASEQDFAPAVIGGLKELGGGELYALAPEYASSALYYNADWFERSGVKPPEDGMTWDEIFALARAASGENADKGHVYGLSFTQTLAEDPLWAIRLYTDPLGLSTFDSDKGEMTVNTPQWLDVWTKLADMAQQEAIPLNLRPNTDPDRYDPFGGDLFLGGQTAMTIADSSYASNLQTASRNAERIEGFDAFKWNTVTLPVHPGREGIGAGVKLGDTFSIVASSKKQAEAWAFIDFVTGERMQGMELHDPYRMPSRLSAIAQEAERHGYRSEAFTQLRPAEPIAEREEKAVQENPQLWQISDAGRQLFQRVLRGELPAKQGLEQWENEGRRWLKGPFAEDGTLALGEREFGQGLTGLYRPMLKSS